One window of the Nicotiana tabacum cultivar K326 chromosome 4, ASM71507v2, whole genome shotgun sequence genome contains the following:
- the LOC107820810 gene encoding jasmonate-induced oxygenase 2-like, which produces MNNPRDWPEPIVRVQSLSDSGIYKIPDRYVKPPTERPISLHTNDVNIPIIDLQGLFNDESTSLVEQISEACRNWGFFQVVNHGVPTELMDQARQVWREFFHQPMEMKQSYANSPKTYEGYGSRLGVEKAAILDWSDYYFLHYLPCSLKDQKKWPALPLYLREVIEEYSKQVVNFGGRLMKVLSANLGLREDYLQDAFGGNDIGACLRVNFYPKCPQPDLTLGLSPHSDPGGLTILLPDQHVAGLQVRRNGDWITVKPASHAFIVNIGDQIQVLSNAIYKSVEHRVIVNSEEERVSLAFFYNPRGDLMIEPAKELVTPHNPPLYPPMTFNEYRLYIRTKGPQGKSQLGKSQKSSR; this is translated from the exons atgaataaccCCAGAGATTGGCCAGAACCCATAGTCCGAGTACAATCTTTATCAGATAGTGGCATCTACAAAATTCCAGATAGATATGTGAAGCCACCAACGGAGAGGCCAATATCATTACATACTAATGATGTTAACATCCCGATCATTGATCTTCAGGGATTGTTTAACGATGAAAGCACAAGTTTAGTTGAGCAAATATCAGAGGCATGTCGGAACTGGGGTTTCTTCCAAGTGGTGAACCACGGGGTTCCTACAGAGCTCATGGACCAAGCCAGACAAGTATGGCGAGAATTCTTTCACCAGCCCATGGAAATGAAGCAGTCTTACGCCAATTCACCCAAGACTTACGAAGGCTATGGCAGCCGTCTTGGTGTAGAGAAAGCTGCCATTCTGGATTGGAGTGACTATTATTTTCTTCACTATCTTCCTTGTTCTTTGAAAGACCAGAAAAAGTGGCCTGCTCTTCCTCTTTATTTAAG GGAAGTAATTGAAGAGTATTCAAAACAAGTGGTGAATTTTGGGGGGCGTTTAATGAAGGTATTATCAGCAAATCTTGGATTAAGAGAGGATTACTTGCAAGATGCATTTGGAGGGAATGATATTGGAGCATGTTTAAGGGTTAATTTTTATCCAAAATGTCCACAACCAGATTTAACCTTAGGTCTTTCTCCACATTCGGATCCTGGTGGCTTAACCATTCTTCTCCCTGATCAGCACGTCGCCGGCCTTCAAGTTCGCCGGAACGGCGACTGGATTACGGTAAAACCAGCTTCGCATGCTTTCATTGTCAATATTGGTGATCAAATTCAG GTACTAAGCAATGCTATATACAAAAGTGTAGAGCATAGAGTAATCGTAAATTCAGAAGAAGAACGAGTTTCCCTTGCATTTTTCTACAATCCCAGAGGTGATTTGATGATAGAACCAGCTAAAGAGTTGGTAACACCACACAATCCTCCATTGTATCCACCAATGACTTTTAATGAATATAGACTCTACATAAGGACAAAAGGCCCTCAAGGAAAATCACAGTTAGGGAAATCCCAAAAATCTTCAAGATGA